From the Streptomyces sp. KMM 9044 genome, one window contains:
- a CDS encoding DUF5336 domain-containing protein: MNIRSLTRGDGVVIGAAVLLFIASFLDLYSIDGAPDDIIPSLWSSGPVVLGVVLAGIIGAALVVVSRGLPQPPKVAGLDLGQFGVAFTVFAAWSALGNIFDPAGGANNVTTGSSSDGPDSGIGLILALIATLVMAAAAVATPLVPALKGVLVPAARPPAPQPYGAQPPGGYGYPGAQQAGFGGQPQPGRPGPGQPGQSFPGQPAAPPAGDFSPFWFAVPVPRPLFPEDGSQTPVAELAPGTWYLAVEQRGPALVAQTQDGRRGVLQDTSGIQRG, from the coding sequence GTGAATATCCGCTCCCTCACTCGAGGCGACGGCGTGGTGATCGGAGCAGCGGTATTGCTGTTCATCGCGTCGTTCCTCGACCTCTACTCGATCGACGGCGCTCCCGACGACATCATCCCGAGCCTGTGGAGCAGTGGCCCGGTCGTGCTCGGTGTCGTGCTGGCGGGCATCATCGGCGCGGCACTGGTCGTCGTGTCCCGCGGGCTGCCGCAGCCGCCGAAGGTCGCGGGGCTGGACCTCGGCCAGTTCGGGGTGGCGTTCACGGTCTTCGCCGCCTGGAGCGCGCTCGGCAACATCTTCGACCCGGCCGGCGGCGCGAACAACGTCACCACCGGTTCGTCCTCCGACGGGCCCGACTCCGGTATCGGCCTCATCCTGGCCCTCATCGCCACGCTGGTCATGGCCGCCGCCGCGGTGGCCACCCCGCTGGTTCCGGCCCTCAAGGGCGTGCTCGTGCCGGCGGCCCGTCCCCCCGCCCCGCAGCCCTACGGTGCCCAGCCGCCCGGTGGTTACGGCTACCCGGGTGCGCAGCAGGCCGGCTTCGGCGGTCAGCCGCAGCCGGGCCGGCCCGGCCCGGGTCAGCCCGGCCAGTCGTTCCCCGGTCAGCCGGCCGCGCCGCCCGCCGGTGACTTCTCGCCGTTCTGGTTCGCGGTGCCGGTGCCCCGGCCGCTGTTCCCGGAGGACGGTTCGCAGACGCCGGTCGCCGAGCTGGCCCCCGGTACCTGGTACCTGGCCGTCGAGCAGCGCGGCCCGGCCCTCGTCGCCCAGACACAGGACGGCCGTCGCGGTGTCCTCCAGGACACCTCGGGCATCCAGCGCGGCTGA
- a CDS encoding SDR family oxidoreductase: protein MTTSLITGANKGLGFETARRLVEAGHTVYVGARDAHRGREAAARLGARFVQLDVTDEDSVKAAAEFVRADAGRLDVLINNAGIAGARKLGRVGEVTGADMLTTYDTNVFGVVRVTHAFLPLLEAGDAPVVVNVSSGLGSRAATTDPSRVEFQVTVLDYNSSKTALVMVTSQYAKAYPTIRFNAVDPGYTATDLNGHQGTQTAEEGAEIIVRMALIGADGPTGGFFDKTGPAAW, encoded by the coding sequence ATGACCACCTCACTGATCACCGGAGCGAACAAGGGCCTCGGCTTCGAGACGGCCCGACGCCTGGTCGAGGCCGGGCACACCGTCTACGTCGGGGCGCGCGATGCCCACCGCGGCCGGGAGGCGGCCGCGCGGCTCGGCGCCCGCTTCGTTCAGCTCGACGTCACCGACGAGGATTCCGTCAAGGCTGCCGCCGAATTCGTCCGCGCGGACGCCGGCCGCCTCGACGTCCTGATCAACAACGCCGGGATCGCGGGCGCGCGCAAGCTCGGCCGGGTCGGCGAGGTCACCGGGGCCGACATGCTGACCACGTACGACACGAACGTCTTCGGCGTCGTGCGCGTCACGCACGCCTTCCTGCCGCTGTTGGAAGCGGGCGACGCCCCGGTCGTCGTCAACGTCAGCAGCGGTCTGGGCTCTCGGGCGGCGACCACCGACCCCAGCCGGGTGGAGTTCCAGGTGACGGTGCTGGACTACAACTCCTCCAAGACCGCGCTGGTCATGGTCACCTCGCAGTACGCCAAGGCGTACCCCACCATCCGGTTCAACGCCGTCGATCCCGGCTACACCGCCACCGACCTCAACGGCCACCAGGGCACCCAGACCGCCGAAGAGGGCGCGGAGATCATCGTCCGTATGGCCTTGATCGGCGCCGACGGTCCGACCGGCGGCTTCTTCGACAAGACCGGCCCGGCCGCCTGGTAA
- a CDS encoding class I SAM-dependent methyltransferase: protein MPTPNPPAPQPEVLAAFEAAKGFMPVGEGLALYAAAAEAGRLGLPLLEVGTYCGRSTVLLAGAARKAGVAALTVDHHRGSEEQQPGWEYHDPETVDPELGVMDTLPAFRRTLHRAGLEDHVVALVGRSPVVAALWNSPLALVFVDGGHTDEHATADYEGWAPHVAEGGLLVIHDVFPDPADEFTGQAPYRVYLRALASGAFTELPSTGSLRVLRRTGEGI, encoded by the coding sequence ATGCCGACGCCGAACCCCCCGGCACCCCAGCCCGAGGTCCTGGCCGCGTTCGAGGCGGCGAAGGGCTTCATGCCCGTCGGCGAGGGCCTGGCCCTGTACGCGGCGGCGGCCGAGGCGGGACGGCTGGGTCTCCCCCTGCTGGAGGTCGGCACCTACTGCGGCCGCTCCACGGTCCTGCTCGCCGGTGCCGCCCGCAAGGCCGGGGTCGCCGCCCTCACGGTGGACCATCACCGGGGCAGCGAGGAGCAGCAGCCGGGCTGGGAGTACCACGACCCGGAGACGGTCGACCCCGAGCTGGGCGTGATGGACACCCTCCCCGCCTTCCGCCGCACGCTCCACCGGGCGGGCCTGGAGGACCACGTGGTCGCCCTGGTCGGCCGCTCCCCCGTGGTCGCGGCCCTGTGGAACTCCCCCCTCGCGCTGGTCTTCGTCGACGGTGGCCACACGGACGAGCACGCCACGGCCGACTACGAGGGCTGGGCCCCGCACGTCGCCGAGGGCGGTCTCCTCGTCATCCACGACGTCTTCCCCGACCCTGCCGACGAGTTCACCGGCCAGGCCCCGTACCGCGTCTACCTCCGTGCGCTGGCCTCCGGCGCCTTCACGGAGCTCCCGTCGACGGGCTCGCTGCGCGTCCTGCGCCGTACGGGAGAGGGAATCTGA
- a CDS encoding prenyltransferase → MTTPRTEHLVLPGVLTAEQAADTVAGILAVQREDGAIPWFRGHHLDPWDHVEAAMALDAAGAHEAAEQAYLWLAGHQLPDGSWYAAYADGDPDDVTDRGRETNFVAYVAVGVWHHYLSTGDDPFLDRLWPTVYAAVEWVLRLQRPGGQIGWRRDDDGTPTTDALLTGCSSVHHALRCALAIAEQREEPQPDWELAAGALRHAIRHHPERFLDKDRYSMDWYYPVLGGALTDAEAKERIEEGWDRFVVPGLGVRCVAPNPWVTGGESAELALALWVMGESDRALEVLQSIQHLRDPKSGLYWTGYVFDDEALWPVELTSWTAGSLLLAVAALGGHEATCAVFGGDRLPRGLAPDCCPLA, encoded by the coding sequence GTGACGACCCCCCGGACAGAACACCTCGTCCTGCCCGGGGTCCTCACCGCCGAGCAGGCCGCCGACACCGTCGCCGGCATCCTCGCCGTGCAGCGTGAGGACGGGGCCATCCCGTGGTTCAGGGGTCACCACCTCGACCCGTGGGACCACGTCGAGGCCGCGATGGCACTGGACGCCGCGGGCGCCCACGAGGCCGCCGAGCAGGCCTATCTGTGGCTGGCCGGACACCAGTTGCCGGACGGGTCCTGGTACGCGGCGTACGCCGACGGTGACCCGGACGACGTCACCGACCGGGGGCGGGAGACCAACTTCGTCGCCTATGTCGCCGTCGGGGTCTGGCATCACTACCTCTCCACCGGCGACGACCCCTTCCTGGACCGTCTGTGGCCCACCGTGTACGCGGCCGTGGAATGGGTGCTGCGGCTGCAGCGGCCCGGCGGACAGATCGGCTGGCGGCGCGACGACGACGGCACGCCCACCACGGACGCGCTGCTCACCGGCTGCTCCTCCGTCCACCACGCGCTGCGCTGCGCCCTCGCCATCGCCGAGCAACGGGAAGAGCCGCAGCCGGACTGGGAGCTGGCGGCCGGCGCGCTCCGGCACGCGATCCGCCACCACCCGGAGCGGTTCCTCGACAAGGACCGCTACTCGATGGACTGGTACTACCCCGTGCTGGGCGGAGCCCTCACCGACGCCGAGGCCAAGGAGCGGATCGAGGAGGGCTGGGACCGCTTCGTCGTCCCCGGGCTCGGGGTCCGCTGCGTGGCCCCCAACCCGTGGGTGACCGGCGGTGAGTCGGCCGAACTCGCCCTGGCTCTCTGGGTGATGGGCGAGTCCGACCGTGCGCTGGAGGTGCTCCAGTCCATCCAGCACCTGCGCGATCCGAAGAGCGGTCTGTACTGGACGGGGTACGTCTTCGACGACGAGGCGCTCTGGCCGGTCGAGCTGACGTCCTGGACGGCCGGCTCACTGCTGCTGGCCGTCGCCGCGCTCGGCGGCCATGAGGCCACCTGCGCCGTCTTCGGCGGCGACCGCCTCCCCAGGGGCCTCGCCCCCGACTGCTGCCCCCTGGCCTGA
- a CDS encoding TetR family transcriptional regulator gives MEAGTTRTSPASPLTEQQEARRRRILRASAQLAGRGGFDAVQMREVAESSQVALGTLYRYFPSKIHLLVATMQDQLEHMHGTLRKRPPAGETAAERVAETLMRAFHALQREPQLADAMVRALTFADRSVSPEVDQVSRQTTMIILDSMGLEDPTPEQLSTVRVIEHTWHSALITWLSGRASIAQVKIDIETVCRLIDLTAAKDFD, from the coding sequence ATGGAAGCCGGCACCACTCGAACCTCCCCTGCCTCACCCCTGACCGAGCAGCAGGAGGCGCGCAGGCGCCGCATCCTGCGCGCGAGCGCCCAGCTGGCCGGCCGGGGCGGTTTCGACGCGGTGCAGATGCGCGAGGTCGCGGAGTCCTCACAGGTGGCGCTGGGCACGCTGTACCGGTACTTCCCATCCAAGATCCATCTGCTGGTGGCCACGATGCAGGACCAGCTGGAGCACATGCACGGCACCCTGCGAAAGAGGCCTCCGGCGGGCGAGACGGCCGCCGAACGGGTCGCCGAGACCCTGATGCGGGCCTTTCACGCGCTCCAGCGCGAGCCGCAGCTGGCCGACGCGATGGTGCGCGCCCTGACGTTCGCGGACCGCAGCGTGAGTCCGGAGGTCGACCAGGTCTCCCGTCAGACGACGATGATCATCCTGGACTCCATGGGGCTCGAGGATCCCACGCCGGAGCAGCTCTCGACGGTCCGCGTCATCGAGCACACGTGGCACTCGGCGCTCATCACCTGGCTGTCGGGGCGGGCCTCCATCGCCCAGGTCAAGATCGACATAGAGACGGTGTGCCGTCTGATCGACCTGACGGCAGCGAAGGATTTCGACTGA
- a CDS encoding endo-1,4-beta-xylanase encodes MRAREARGPLAVVATALLTVTALVALPQSTAHAADTLGAAAAEKGRYFGAAVAANHLGEAQYVNTLNTEFNSVTPENEMKWDALEPSRGSFRFGNADRIVNHAQSRGMAVRGHTLVWHSQLPGWVSGLGTSDLRSAMNNHINQVMAHYRGKIHSWDVVNEAFQDGNSGARRSSPFQDRLGNGFIEEAFRTARAADPNAKLCYNDYNTDGINAKSNAVYNMVRDFKSRGVPIDCVGFQSHFNSASPVPSNYRANLQRFADLGVDVQITELDIEGSGSTQATHYGNVVTACLAVARCTGITVWGIPDKYSWRSGGTPLLFDNNYNKKPAYHAVLSALGGGGDPGNPGAGCTAVYNRAEVWGDRFNGRVTITAGSSAISNWSVNVTVTSPQKVSATWNGSPSWDSSGNVMTMRPNGNGSLAAGASTSFGFTVMTNGNTAPPSVGACTAS; translated from the coding sequence ATGAGAGCCAGGGAGGCCAGAGGCCCGCTGGCCGTCGTCGCGACCGCGCTGCTCACTGTGACCGCGCTCGTGGCGCTCCCCCAGAGCACCGCGCACGCCGCCGACACCCTGGGTGCGGCGGCGGCCGAGAAGGGCCGCTACTTCGGTGCCGCGGTCGCCGCGAACCACCTGGGCGAGGCGCAGTACGTCAACACGCTCAACACCGAGTTCAACTCGGTGACGCCCGAGAACGAGATGAAGTGGGACGCCCTCGAGCCCAGCCGCGGTTCGTTCCGCTTCGGAAACGCCGACCGCATCGTGAACCACGCCCAGAGCCGGGGCATGGCGGTCCGCGGGCACACCCTGGTGTGGCACTCCCAGCTGCCCGGCTGGGTCTCCGGCCTCGGCACCTCCGACCTGCGCTCGGCGATGAACAACCACATCAACCAGGTCATGGCGCACTACCGGGGCAAGATCCACTCCTGGGACGTGGTCAACGAGGCCTTCCAGGACGGAAACAGCGGCGCCCGGCGCAGCTCGCCCTTCCAGGACAGGCTCGGCAACGGCTTCATCGAGGAGGCCTTCCGCACCGCCCGCGCGGCCGACCCGAACGCCAAGCTCTGCTACAACGACTACAACACCGACGGCATCAACGCGAAGAGCAACGCGGTCTACAACATGGTCCGGGACTTCAAGTCCCGTGGCGTGCCCATCGACTGCGTGGGTTTCCAGTCCCACTTCAACAGCGCCTCCCCGGTACCGTCCAACTACCGGGCCAACCTCCAGCGCTTCGCCGACCTCGGCGTGGACGTGCAGATCACCGAGCTGGACATCGAGGGCTCGGGCTCGACCCAGGCCACCCACTACGGCAATGTCGTCACGGCCTGCCTCGCGGTGGCGCGGTGCACCGGCATCACGGTGTGGGGCATCCCTGACAAGTACTCGTGGCGGTCGGGCGGAACACCCCTGCTGTTCGACAACAACTACAACAAGAAGCCCGCCTACCACGCGGTGCTGAGCGCCCTCGGCGGGGGCGGCGACCCCGGCAACCCGGGCGCGGGCTGCACCGCCGTCTACAACAGGGCGGAGGTGTGGGGTGACCGCTTCAACGGCAGGGTGACCATCACCGCGGGCAGTTCGGCGATCAGCAACTGGTCGGTGAACGTCACGGTGACGTCCCCGCAGAAGGTCTCGGCCACCTGGAACGGCTCACCCAGCTGGGACAGCAGCGGCAACGTGATGACGATGCGGCCCAACGGCAACGGTTCACTGGCGGCCGGGGCGTCGACCAGCTTCGGGTTCACCGTCATGACGAACGGCAACACGGCACCGCCGAGCGTCGGTGCCTGCACCGCGTCCTGA
- a CDS encoding glycosyltransferase family 4 protein, producing MTAEASRTGLSQGPASDDLRPLRIALLTYKGNPFCGGQGVYVRHLSRELARLGHRVEVIGAQPYPVLDEGYDGLSLTELPSLDLYRQPDPFRTPGRGEYRDWIDALEVSTMRTGGFPEPLTFSLRARRHLRARRGDFDVVHDNQTLGYGLLGDVGAPLVTTIHHPITVDRQLELDAAGSRRRRASVRRWYAFTTMQKRVARRLPSVLTVSGTSRDEIVDHLGVRQDRIHVVHIGADTDLFSPDASVPVVPGRIVTTSSADVPLKGLVFLVEALAKVRAEQPGAHLVVVGKRPVKGPVTQAMERHGLGDAVDFVKGISDAELVDVVRSAQVACVPSLYEGFSLPAAEAMATGTPLLATTGGAIPEVAGRDGETCLAVPPGDAQALAVGLNRLLGDPELRARLGAAGRERVLRHFTWARAAEGTVARYREAMARAGAAAGGVGPGPVVAGPDAGPAPGAARTPVAEESVTSDRESRATC from the coding sequence GTGACCGCTGAGGCCAGTCGGACCGGGCTCTCGCAGGGCCCGGCCTCCGATGACTTGCGACCGCTCCGCATCGCGCTCCTCACCTACAAGGGGAACCCGTTCTGCGGCGGGCAGGGCGTCTACGTCCGTCACCTCTCCCGTGAGCTCGCCCGCCTCGGACACCGGGTCGAGGTCATCGGCGCCCAGCCGTACCCCGTCCTCGACGAGGGCTACGACGGGCTGAGCCTGACCGAGCTGCCCAGCCTCGACCTCTACCGCCAGCCGGACCCCTTCCGCACACCCGGCCGCGGCGAGTACCGCGACTGGATCGACGCGCTCGAGGTCTCCACGATGCGGACCGGCGGCTTCCCCGAACCGCTGACCTTCTCGCTGCGCGCCCGCCGTCATCTGCGGGCCCGGCGGGGCGACTTCGACGTCGTCCACGACAACCAGACGCTCGGCTACGGCCTGCTCGGCGACGTCGGCGCGCCCCTGGTGACCACGATCCACCACCCCATCACCGTCGACCGGCAGCTGGAACTGGACGCGGCGGGAAGCAGACGCCGGCGCGCGTCGGTGCGCCGCTGGTACGCGTTCACCACCATGCAGAAGCGGGTCGCCCGCCGTCTGCCCTCCGTGCTCACCGTCTCCGGCACCTCCCGTGACGAGATCGTCGACCATCTGGGCGTCCGGCAGGACCGCATCCACGTCGTCCACATCGGCGCCGACACCGACCTGTTCTCGCCGGACGCGTCGGTGCCCGTCGTGCCGGGCCGGATCGTGACGACGTCCAGCGCGGACGTGCCGCTCAAGGGACTGGTCTTCCTCGTCGAGGCGCTGGCGAAGGTCCGCGCCGAACAGCCCGGGGCGCACCTGGTCGTCGTCGGCAAGCGCCCCGTCAAGGGGCCCGTCACGCAGGCCATGGAGCGGCACGGGCTCGGCGACGCCGTCGATTTCGTCAAGGGCATCTCGGACGCGGAACTGGTCGACGTCGTGCGCTCCGCCCAGGTCGCCTGCGTACCGTCGCTGTACGAGGGCTTCTCGCTGCCGGCCGCCGAGGCCATGGCCACCGGCACCCCGCTGCTCGCCACGACCGGCGGCGCGATCCCGGAGGTCGCCGGCCGTGACGGCGAGACCTGCCTGGCGGTCCCGCCCGGTGACGCACAGGCGCTGGCCGTCGGACTGAACCGGCTGCTCGGCGACCCGGAGTTGCGCGCCCGTCTCGGCGCGGCCGGACGGGAACGGGTGCTGCGGCACTTCACCTGGGCCCGCGCGGCCGAAGGCACGGTGGCCCGCTACCGCGAGGCGATGGCCCGCGCCGGGGCCGCAGCCGGGGGCGTCGGGCCCGGTCCTGTCGTCGCCGGTCCCGACGCCGGCCCGGCGCCCGGGGCCGCTCGGACGCCCGTCGCAGAAGAATCCGTCACCTCCGACCGTGAAAGCAGGGCCACGTGCTGA
- a CDS encoding N-acetylmuramoyl-L-alanine amidase: MSYTGPDFEPPRSRRLRCGPLTVALAALVPGTLLGWAVYAAVGGSGDDGGDVSTSAGASASASSGTPSASGASPSGASGGAGDTDGRNPSPFPGSPSAPSSPSASAPAGTGPLKGKVVVIDPGHNPGNFQHTAEINRQVDIGTNSKECDTTGTSTNDGFTEARFNLDVAHRMRALLEEQGATVKLTQDDDRPFGPCIDERAQIGNEAGADAVVSLHADGSGTGNRGFHVILPGSVNSGAADTRAIVEPSRDLGERIAGTFVRVTGNAPSNYVGDGTGLVTRKDLGGLNLSTVPKVFVECGNMRDSKDAALLASGAWRQKAAQGISEGIMGFLRG; this comes from the coding sequence GTGTCGTACACAGGGCCCGACTTCGAGCCGCCGCGGTCCCGCCGCCTCCGGTGTGGACCGCTGACCGTGGCGCTCGCCGCGCTCGTACCGGGCACACTGCTCGGCTGGGCCGTCTACGCGGCCGTGGGCGGGTCGGGCGACGACGGAGGCGACGTGAGTACGTCCGCCGGGGCCTCCGCCTCGGCGTCCTCCGGCACACCTTCCGCCTCCGGCGCCTCGCCGTCGGGTGCGTCGGGCGGGGCCGGTGACACGGACGGCAGGAATCCGAGCCCCTTCCCCGGCTCCCCGTCCGCGCCCTCCTCCCCGTCCGCGTCCGCGCCTGCCGGGACCGGGCCGCTCAAGGGGAAGGTCGTGGTCATCGACCCCGGGCACAATCCGGGCAACTTCCAGCACACCGCCGAGATCAACCGCCAGGTGGACATCGGGACGAACTCCAAGGAGTGCGACACCACCGGCACGTCCACCAACGACGGTTTCACCGAGGCGAGGTTCAACCTGGACGTCGCCCACCGGATGCGCGCCCTCCTCGAGGAGCAGGGCGCCACGGTGAAGCTGACGCAGGACGACGACCGGCCGTTCGGGCCGTGCATCGACGAGCGGGCGCAGATCGGGAACGAGGCGGGGGCGGATGCCGTCGTGTCGCTCCACGCGGACGGTTCGGGCACCGGGAACCGCGGTTTCCACGTGATCCTGCCCGGCTCCGTGAACTCCGGCGCCGCCGACACCCGGGCCATCGTCGAACCGTCCCGCGACCTCGGTGAGCGCATCGCGGGCACCTTCGTACGCGTCACCGGTAACGCCCCGTCCAACTATGTGGGCGACGGCACCGGTCTCGTCACACGTAAGGACCTGGGCGGTCTCAATCTGTCAACGGTTCCCAAGGTGTTCGTCGAGTGCGGCAACATGCGCGATAGCAAGGACGCGGCACTTCTGGCCAGCGGTGCCTGGCGGCAGAAAGCGGCGCAGGGAATCTCCGAGGGAATCATGGGTTTCCTGCGCGGGTAG
- a CDS encoding class I SAM-dependent methyltransferase, with protein MLTVDFSRFPLAPGDRVLDLGCGAGRHAFECYRRGAQVVALDRNGEEIREVAQWFAAMKEAGEAPAGATATAMEGDALALPFPDESFDVVIISEVMEHIPDDKGVLAEMVRVLRPGGRIAVTVPRYGPEKVCWTLSDAYHEVEGGHIRIYRADQLLARMREAGLRPYGTHHAHALHAPYWWLKCAFGVDNDKALPVRAYHKLLVWDIMKKPLATRLAERTLNPVMGKSFVAYATKPHLPRADATTAATADAGTATS; from the coding sequence GTGCTGACCGTCGACTTCTCCCGGTTCCCGCTCGCCCCGGGCGACCGTGTCCTGGACCTCGGATGCGGTGCCGGCCGGCACGCGTTCGAGTGCTACCGGCGTGGGGCGCAGGTCGTGGCGCTGGACCGGAACGGCGAGGAGATCCGCGAGGTCGCCCAGTGGTTCGCCGCGATGAAGGAGGCCGGGGAGGCGCCCGCCGGGGCCACCGCCACGGCGATGGAGGGCGACGCCCTCGCCCTGCCCTTCCCCGACGAGTCCTTCGACGTCGTGATCATCTCCGAGGTCATGGAGCACATCCCCGACGACAAGGGCGTCCTCGCCGAGATGGTCCGCGTGCTCAGGCCCGGCGGCCGCATCGCGGTCACCGTGCCGCGCTACGGGCCCGAGAAGGTGTGCTGGACCCTGTCCGACGCCTACCACGAGGTCGAGGGCGGCCACATCCGCATCTACAGGGCCGACCAACTGCTGGCCAGGATGCGCGAGGCCGGCCTGCGCCCCTACGGCACCCACCACGCGCACGCGCTGCACGCGCCGTACTGGTGGCTCAAGTGCGCCTTCGGCGTGGACAACGACAAGGCGCTGCCGGTGCGCGCATACCACAAGCTGCTGGTCTGGGACATCATGAAGAAGCCGCTGGCGACCCGCCTCGCGGAGCGGACCCTGAACCCGGTGATGGGCAAGAGCTTCGTGGCGTACGCGACCAAGCCGCACCTGCCGCGCGCCGACGCCACGACGGCCGCCACCGCCGACGCCGGAACGGCCACCTCGTGA
- a CDS encoding helix-turn-helix transcriptional regulator, whose amino-acid sequence MSGSRELGRALRGWRDRTAPTAVGVPTGGVRRAAGLRREELAQLASLSVDYIVRLEQGRATSPSEQVLSALARALRLSAAEREHLYLLAGQSPPGPGQVSAHIPPGVRRVLDQLDGAPLSVYDAAWNLVLWNPLWAALLGDASALRGRERNIAWRHFAGLPGRVSHTPEQEARFEAAVVADLRAATARYPADAGLRSLVKDLRAISTGFAVLWDTGIVGVHETHTKTVHHPVMGTLVLDCDLLTAPGSDLRIVAYTAASGSDAADQLKLLGVIGTQALAEDGTPG is encoded by the coding sequence GTGAGCGGATCCAGAGAACTGGGCAGGGCGCTGCGCGGCTGGCGCGACCGTACGGCCCCCACCGCGGTGGGAGTGCCCACCGGCGGAGTACGGCGGGCCGCCGGGCTGCGACGCGAGGAACTGGCGCAGCTCGCCAGTCTGTCGGTGGACTACATCGTCCGCCTGGAGCAGGGCCGGGCCACCTCCCCGTCGGAGCAGGTCCTGTCCGCGCTGGCCCGTGCCCTGCGGCTGTCGGCGGCCGAGCGCGAACACCTGTATCTCCTCGCGGGCCAGTCGCCACCGGGCCCCGGGCAGGTGTCGGCACACATCCCACCAGGAGTCCGCAGGGTGCTCGATCAGCTGGACGGCGCACCGCTGAGCGTGTATGACGCGGCCTGGAACCTGGTCCTGTGGAACCCCTTGTGGGCCGCCCTGCTCGGGGACGCGTCCGCGCTGCGCGGACGCGAGCGCAACATCGCCTGGCGGCATTTCGCCGGTCTGCCGGGCCGGGTCAGCCACACCCCCGAGCAGGAGGCCCGGTTCGAGGCGGCCGTGGTCGCCGACCTCAGGGCGGCGACCGCCCGCTACCCCGCCGATGCCGGCCTGCGCTCTCTGGTCAAGGACCTGCGGGCCATCAGCACCGGCTTCGCGGTCCTGTGGGACACCGGGATCGTGGGCGTCCACGAGACGCACACCAAGACCGTCCACCACCCTGTTATGGGAACACTTGTCCTCGACTGCGACCTGCTCACTGCTCCCGGCAGCGATCTGCGCATCGTCGCCTATACCGCCGCCTCCGGTAGCGACGCCGCCGACCAGCTCAAGCTCCTCGGCGTCATCGGCACCCAAGCCCTGGCCGAAGACGGCACCCCTGGATAG
- a CDS encoding prenyltransferase/squalene oxidase repeat-containing protein, whose protein sequence is MNVRSSAAALAAVAVIGAAAPASADPSPSPSPSRQALPSALYGQSDPQYDGVWRQSLALLAQDTVGVEPPKAAVDWLAGQQCADGSFAPFRADPGTACDAGTMVDTNQTAAAVQALAALGGHDAVTGKAVDWLKSVQNEDGGWGYTAGGASDANSTSVVVGALAAAGERPAGVVKDGKSPYDALLTLAIPCDTEGAGKDDGAGAFAFQPDKKGELIADADATAAGVTGSLGAGFVVEPGADKTSNEADDTACEEAGTPGQAAANGAARLTEALAADGHLVSSLPGAEDQPDYGNTADAVVALAAQGATGPAAKSAAWLEENAADWAAGSGPAAYAQLIFAAHATGTDPRAFGGTDLVKQLTATGPAAQAADTSGGQGEKDAKDAKGKDDSGSGSGVWWVLGALLVAGAVVAFLANGRKKRQQP, encoded by the coding sequence ATGAACGTCCGCAGCAGCGCAGCGGCCCTGGCCGCCGTCGCCGTGATCGGCGCCGCCGCACCGGCCTCCGCCGACCCGTCCCCGTCCCCCTCGCCGTCCCGGCAGGCCCTGCCCTCCGCCCTGTACGGGCAGAGCGACCCGCAGTACGACGGCGTGTGGCGCCAGTCGCTGGCCCTGCTCGCCCAGGACACGGTGGGCGTCGAGCCGCCGAAGGCGGCCGTCGACTGGCTGGCCGGCCAGCAGTGCGCCGACGGCTCCTTCGCCCCGTTCCGCGCCGACCCCGGCACGGCGTGCGACGCCGGGACCATGGTCGACACCAACCAGACCGCCGCCGCCGTGCAGGCCCTCGCCGCGCTCGGCGGGCACGACGCCGTCACCGGCAAGGCCGTCGACTGGCTGAAGTCCGTGCAGAACGAGGACGGCGGCTGGGGCTACACGGCGGGCGGGGCCAGCGACGCCAACTCCACGTCCGTCGTGGTCGGCGCGCTCGCCGCGGCGGGCGAGAGGCCGGCCGGGGTGGTCAAGGACGGCAAGTCCCCCTACGACGCCCTGCTGACGCTGGCGATACCGTGCGACACCGAGGGCGCGGGCAAGGACGACGGCGCGGGTGCCTTCGCCTTCCAGCCGGACAAGAAGGGTGAGCTGATCGCCGACGCCGACGCCACCGCGGCGGGCGTGACCGGCTCCCTCGGCGCGGGCTTCGTGGTCGAGCCCGGCGCGGACAAGACGTCGAACGAGGCGGACGACACCGCGTGCGAGGAGGCCGGGACGCCCGGGCAGGCCGCCGCCAACGGTGCCGCCCGTCTCACGGAGGCGCTCGCCGCGGACGGCCACCTCGTCTCCTCGCTCCCCGGCGCCGAGGACCAGCCGGACTACGGCAACACCGCCGACGCGGTGGTCGCGCTCGCGGCGCAGGGCGCCACCGGGCCGGCCGCGAAGTCCGCGGCCTGGCTGGAGGAGAACGCCGCCGACTGGGCCGCCGGGAGCGGTCCCGCCGCCTACGCCCAGCTGATCTTCGCCGCCCACGCGACCGGCACCGACCCGCGCGCCTTCGGCGGCACGGACCTGGTGAAGCAGCTGACCGCCACCGGGCCGGCCGCGCAGGCTGCGGACACCTCCGGCGGGCAGGGCGAGAAGGACGCGAAGGACGCGAAGGGGAAGGACGACTCGGGCTCCGGGTCCGGCGTCTGGTGGGTCCTCGGGGCCCTCCTGGTCGCCGGTGCCGTCGTGGCCTTCCTGGCGAACGGCAGGAAGAAGAGGCAACAGCCGTGA